The Nitrospirales bacterium genome includes a window with the following:
- a CDS encoding response regulator — MRWITQKPMATQFLFWFLIVGTVPYLIGSWLLFQSGETYLKQQATQTLLTVRDAKANALNSYLEERFRDIEVLSQMPLLTTAVEELARVLMQANPSSMTYQKRETLHREYLQHYQELEGYQDVILIAPDGRIVFSASQPTLVNANVQQSQEHFNQLHKVFVQAKTLLSTELSDFLYDPKTNYPVAFLAAPIFNDGAICGVLVLQIDHHRLYKLAQDYTGLGDSGETIIASKHGNDLVFLTPSRYDPSAEFRQTVPMDDSSAYPVIQAVLGGKGVGIMKDYRGQEVLAAWRYLPVPRWGLAVKIDTQEAFAPIVQLQQAAMALGGILLIVLIALSLSISKSLSDPVINLVRGAKRFRLREFSVPVEETGSEEIIHLAQALNQMAENLKESYQALEQKVVEGLAANEKLAQEVVEREQAQQRLMAQNAITAILAESSNLREATPKFLRAVCIQFGWVFGALWRVDETSTQLSCVEIWCYSVATLQGFGEKTRTMTFSKGMGLPGRVWESGQPVWVSDVVEDPNFPRAEEAQKEGLHGAFAFPVWSGEKIFGVMEFYSHQRNEPDKRLLELMRAVSSQIGMFTQRNQAEEELSRTEAKVRQMQKMEAIGTLAGGIAHDFNNILAAILGFAELALFRLGHNPKLQWYLEEVIRSGKRAKDLISQILTYSRWSKPTRQPIALEPVTKEVLKLVRATLPATITLHEDFEPNESRIFADTTEVHQILMNLCVNAEYSMRGMHGTLSVSLRVTDVSLTFAQLHPPLSPGRHFMLKVSDTGPGISPRDLPRIFDPFFTTKKVGEGTGLGLAVVHGIVANYEGTILVESILGQGTSFTIYLPTMPITVAPDVAVDIPSRITGQGQILFVDDEEAIALVCKELLEQLGYQVVAKTSGSDALAAFRDDPNYFDVVITDQTMPSMTGEELSEQLLRLRPNLPIILCTGFSHSIDADKAKALGIRGFLIKPLLSHQLAQMLQEVRFSYHP; from the coding sequence ATGCGCTGGATCACTCAGAAACCGATGGCCACACAGTTTCTCTTCTGGTTTTTGATCGTCGGCACGGTCCCGTACTTGATCGGATCGTGGCTGCTCTTTCAATCCGGAGAAACCTACCTGAAGCAGCAAGCCACGCAAACATTATTGACAGTGCGCGATGCGAAGGCAAATGCCTTGAACAGTTATTTAGAGGAGCGGTTTCGTGATATAGAAGTCTTGTCCCAAATGCCTCTGCTCACCACTGCTGTGGAAGAATTGGCACGTGTCCTCATGCAAGCGAATCCCTCTTCGATGACGTATCAAAAACGGGAGACGCTCCATCGCGAGTACTTGCAGCACTATCAAGAGCTGGAAGGCTATCAAGATGTGATCCTCATCGCACCGGACGGCCGGATCGTCTTTTCCGCGAGTCAGCCGACGCTCGTCAACGCCAACGTCCAACAGTCTCAAGAGCATTTCAATCAACTCCATAAAGTGTTCGTTCAAGCCAAAACGCTGTTAAGTACGGAACTTTCAGATTTTCTGTATGACCCCAAGACAAACTATCCGGTGGCGTTCCTTGCCGCTCCGATCTTTAACGATGGGGCGATTTGCGGCGTCCTGGTCCTGCAAATTGACCACCATCGCTTGTATAAACTGGCTCAAGACTATACAGGGCTCGGGGATTCTGGCGAGACGATCATTGCTTCGAAGCACGGCAATGATTTGGTTTTCCTGACCCCGAGTCGATACGACCCGTCGGCTGAGTTTCGGCAGACTGTACCGATGGATGATTCCTCGGCGTATCCGGTGATCCAGGCCGTTCTTGGTGGAAAAGGCGTGGGAATTATGAAGGATTACCGCGGTCAGGAAGTTCTTGCCGCCTGGAGATATCTGCCGGTCCCTCGATGGGGGCTGGCCGTCAAAATTGACACGCAAGAAGCTTTTGCGCCGATCGTCCAGCTCCAGCAAGCCGCGATGGCTTTAGGGGGTATCTTGCTCATCGTGCTGATCGCGTTGTCGCTGTCCATTTCCAAGTCTCTTTCGGACCCAGTGATTAATCTCGTACGGGGCGCTAAGCGGTTCCGGCTTCGTGAATTCTCGGTGCCTGTCGAAGAAACTGGCTCTGAGGAAATCATCCATCTGGCCCAGGCTCTGAATCAAATGGCTGAAAATTTAAAAGAATCGTATCAGGCGTTGGAGCAGAAGGTTGTTGAGGGCTTGGCGGCCAATGAAAAGCTGGCTCAAGAGGTTGTTGAGCGGGAGCAGGCGCAACAACGTTTGATGGCGCAGAATGCCATTACGGCAATTTTGGCGGAATCATCAAATTTGCGGGAAGCGACGCCCAAGTTTCTTCGCGCCGTGTGTATACAGTTCGGTTGGGTGTTTGGAGCCCTCTGGCGTGTCGATGAAACTTCGACTCAACTCAGTTGCGTCGAGATTTGGTGTTACTCGGTGGCCACCCTTCAAGGGTTTGGAGAAAAAACACGGACGATGACGTTTTCCAAGGGCATGGGCTTGCCGGGGCGCGTGTGGGAGTCAGGACAGCCGGTCTGGGTTTCGGATGTCGTCGAAGATCCTAATTTCCCTCGTGCCGAAGAAGCCCAAAAAGAGGGGCTGCATGGCGCGTTTGCTTTTCCGGTATGGTCGGGCGAAAAAATATTTGGTGTGATGGAGTTTTATAGCCATCAACGGAATGAACCGGATAAAAGGCTCCTTGAGTTGATGAGGGCAGTGAGTTCGCAGATTGGCATGTTTACACAACGCAATCAGGCGGAGGAGGAACTAAGCCGCACGGAAGCAAAAGTTCGGCAAATGCAGAAGATGGAGGCCATCGGGACGTTGGCTGGGGGCATTGCTCATGATTTCAACAATATTTTAGCGGCGATTCTTGGGTTTGCCGAATTGGCCTTATTCAGATTAGGTCATAATCCGAAGCTTCAATGGTACTTGGAGGAAGTCATTCGATCAGGCAAGCGCGCGAAGGATTTAATCTCCCAAATATTGACCTATAGCCGTTGGAGCAAGCCGACACGGCAACCGATCGCTCTGGAACCCGTGACCAAGGAAGTGCTCAAACTGGTTCGTGCGACATTGCCCGCGACCATTACGTTGCATGAAGATTTTGAGCCGAATGAGAGCCGTATTTTCGCGGACACGACGGAAGTCCATCAGATTCTCATGAATTTGTGCGTGAATGCTGAATATTCCATGCGGGGCATGCATGGTACGCTGTCTGTTTCACTGCGAGTCACAGACGTGAGTCTGACGTTCGCTCAACTGCATCCTCCACTGTCTCCTGGGCGGCATTTTATGCTGAAAGTCAGCGATACGGGGCCTGGTATTTCTCCTCGCGATCTCCCACGAATTTTTGACCCGTTCTTTACCACGAAAAAGGTTGGAGAGGGCACCGGACTGGGCCTGGCAGTGGTCCATGGGATCGTGGCGAATTATGAAGGGACGATTCTCGTCGAGAGTATTCTTGGCCAAGGGACGAGTTTTACGATCTATTTGCCGACCATGCCAATTACTGTGGCTCCCGACGTTGCTGTCGATATTCCCTCGCGGATAACCGGCCAGGGGCAGATCCTGTTCGTTGACGATGAAGAAGCGATTGCCCTGGTCTGTAAGGAACTGCTTGAACAGCTCGGTTATCAAGTCGTGGCGAAAACGAGCGGCTCTGACGCGCTTGCCGCCTTTCGTGATGATCCCAATTATTTCGATGTGGTGATTACTGATCAGACCATGCCGAGTATGACCGGAGAAGAACTGTCGGAACAGCTTCTGCGATTACGACCCAACCTCCCGATTATTTTGTGCACGGGATTCAGTCATTCGATCGACGCGGACAAGGCCAAAGCGTTGGGCATACGCGGGTTTTTAATTAAACCGCTCCTGAGCCATCAGCTAGCGCAAATGCTGCAGGAAGTCAGGTTTAGCTACCATCCGTAA
- a CDS encoding aldo/keto reductase, translated as MEYRPLGNTGLLTSVIGLGCSRLGTSVFEGQTTEGVKLLHDAFDQGINLFDTADSYGYGSSERILGKAFHGKRDRVIIASKGGFLPSSLARFGQYLLPFVGPFRSFLTKKKSTLKQLSHKRQNFKTTYLKHALEQSLRRLGSDYIDVYQLHSPPRAILERDEIYRFLEQARQEGKIRFFGISVNSIEDGLCCLKKPHLAALQVPVNILEQEATAELLPSAFPDVGILARVPLARGLLTDALRINTGYQAGQSSPASQHLQRLHALCEQEGRRISDVAIQFLLRSEAISSILVGTKSVEHLRRNILAAQQPALSRDLLSHIASLNSCSSSFSPHKLC; from the coding sequence ATGGAATACCGTCCTCTAGGAAACACGGGACTATTGACCTCCGTCATCGGCCTCGGCTGTTCCCGTCTCGGGACCAGTGTGTTTGAAGGGCAGACGACGGAGGGAGTCAAGCTTCTGCACGATGCCTTCGACCAGGGCATCAACCTGTTCGACACCGCCGATTCATACGGCTACGGAAGCTCAGAGCGGATACTCGGAAAAGCGTTTCACGGGAAACGGGATCGAGTCATCATCGCCAGCAAAGGCGGCTTCCTTCCGTCATCACTGGCCCGGTTCGGACAATACCTGCTGCCGTTTGTCGGCCCGTTCCGTTCATTTCTTACCAAGAAAAAATCGACTCTCAAACAACTCTCCCACAAGCGCCAGAATTTCAAGACGACGTATCTCAAACACGCCCTTGAACAGAGCCTGAGACGCCTGGGATCGGATTATATCGACGTGTATCAACTGCATAGCCCGCCCCGGGCCATACTAGAGCGAGACGAAATCTATCGTTTTCTCGAGCAGGCACGGCAGGAAGGAAAAATCCGGTTTTTCGGCATCTCCGTCAATTCAATCGAGGACGGACTGTGTTGCTTGAAAAAACCGCATCTCGCCGCGCTGCAAGTGCCGGTGAATATTCTCGAACAGGAGGCAACGGCTGAACTGCTTCCGAGCGCATTCCCGGATGTGGGTATTCTCGCGCGCGTGCCACTCGCCAGAGGACTGTTAACGGACGCGCTCAGAATCAACACGGGCTATCAGGCAGGACAGAGTTCACCGGCATCACAACACTTGCAACGCTTACACGCTCTCTGCGAACAGGAAGGACGCCGCATCTCTGACGTCGCCATTCAGTTTTTGCTTCGTTCTGAAGCGATTTCGTCCATTCTGGTAGGCACAAAATCAGTCGAACACTTGCGCCGCAACATCCTTGCGGCACAGCAACCGGCGCTCAGTCGTGACCTCTTATCCCATATCGCTTCTTTGAATAGTTGCTCGTCGTCTTTCTCACCCCACAAACTTTGCTGA